In Candidatus Diapherotrites archaeon, the sequence GTAACCGCGATCACCTCCCGGGCGGTGCGGTTGCCCGCGGCGTCGTACGTGTAGTGGATGATGGTGCCGTCTTCGTACTGCACCTGTTCGAGGCGGCTCAGGGTGTCGTAGGTGTATTGGGCGGTGGTGGCCGGCTCAGAGGTGGCTAATAGAAGGCAGATAATAATTGGGCCAATAATTAGTTTGATAAGCTGATAATTCATAATAATTTTCCCACCTCTTACGGGAGAGTTATAAATTGATTAAGAATAATCTTAGATAGTTTGGACCTATAATATGCTTACTCTTAAGCATTCAAAGGTATCTTAGCCAAGCAATCCTTCGCCATTTCTATTTCTTCATCA encodes:
- a CDS encoding RHS repeat domain-containing protein yields the protein MNYQLIKLIIGPIIICLLLATSEPATTAQYTYDTLSRLEQVQYEDGTIIHYTYDAAGNRTAREVIAVT